The Alphaproteobacteria bacterium 33-17 genome includes a window with the following:
- a CDS encoding guanylate kinase translates to MNNSIYRGDSLLLVISSPSGAGKSTLCKRLLEEDGLIKMSISVTTRPKRPSEQDGVDYYFVDKPQFENMVDNSELMEYARVFDYSYGTPKMTVEKHLQNGYDVLFDVDWQGAAQLRGYSRDNLVSIFILPPSMDELENRLRKRGQDSEEVIMKRMKKAKSEISHFNEYDYVVVNENVEDTLYLIRNIIKVERMKRRRTPKIDEFALQLCN, encoded by the coding sequence ATGAATAATTCTATATATCGTGGTGATTCTTTATTATTAGTTATTTCTTCACCCTCTGGTGCTGGAAAGTCTACGCTTTGTAAACGTTTGCTTGAAGAAGATGGTTTAATTAAAATGTCTATTTCAGTAACTACAAGACCAAAGCGTCCTTCCGAGCAAGATGGCGTTGACTATTATTTCGTTGATAAGCCTCAATTTGAAAACATGGTAGATAATAGCGAGCTTATGGAATATGCGCGGGTATTTGATTATTCTTATGGTACCCCTAAAATGACAGTAGAGAAACATTTACAAAATGGCTATGACGTTTTATTTGATGTTGACTGGCAAGGTGCAGCGCAGCTTAGAGGATACTCCAGAGATAACTTAGTAAGTATATTTATATTGCCACCATCTATGGATGAGCTTGAAAACCGTCTCCGTAAAAGAGGGCAGGACAGTGAAGAAGTGATAATGAAACGTATGAAAAAAGCTAAATCTGAGATCAGTCACTTTAATGAATATGACTATGTGGTAGTTAATGAAAATGTAGAAGATACGCTATATTTGATTCGTAATATTATCAAAGTAGAGCGCATGAAAAGAAGACGTACTCCTAAAATTGATGAATTCGCACTACAGTTATGCAACTAG
- a CDS encoding DNA topoisomerase IV subunit B, whose product MSDLFNNNTPRKTTSKTVNTYTAKDIEVLEGLEAVRKRPGMYIGGTDEKGLEHLVVEVFDNCMDEAIAGYATYINIHISENQTVTISDNGRGIPVDPHPKFPDKSALEVILTTLHSGGKFSNKAYQTSGGLHGVGISVVNALSEKLVVRVKRDGKTWVQEYSKGHAVTEIKAEKPAKKETGTTIEFLPDFEIFKSVRFNVKSLYNFAKAKAYLYRGVIVNWSCDESLISPSSNISSKATFHYPSGLKEYLLDYFESKTSVVGGEFFDGNVNLPDGVSKIEWAVGWGEVKENFIRSYTNTIYTPLGGTHEQGFKQGLLKSLKAYAEMINNKKAANISVEDLDDDVCALVSVFIPEPQFQGQTKEKLINPELAKIVENAIKNAFDLWLATYKTAANQLLEFFVAKAEERLNRKKQKDINRKSMTQRLRLPGKLADCSRSAREGTELFLVEGDSAGGSAKQARSRETQAILPLRGKILNVASSSKDKIYGNQELADIVVALGTGRGKDFKLDSLRYDKIIIMTDADVDGAHIASLLMTFFFLEMNPLIRNGHLYLAMPPLYRINHGTTVYYARDDKDKDEIIKKLPKNKGNIEMGRFKGLGEMTPEQLKSTTMDPTKRNLIKVTIENYGEVSEFIDNLMGKKPEMRFKFISEAIQNHMDFIKDNIDV is encoded by the coding sequence ATGTCTGATTTATTTAACAATAACACACCACGTAAAACTACTTCAAAAACTGTAAATACTTATACCGCTAAAGATATTGAGGTTTTAGAAGGATTAGAAGCTGTTAGAAAAAGACCAGGCATGTATATTGGCGGTACAGATGAAAAGGGTCTTGAGCATTTGGTTGTAGAAGTTTTCGATAACTGTATGGATGAGGCAATTGCAGGCTATGCAACATATATTAACATTCATATTAGCGAAAATCAGACAGTTACGATTTCAGATAATGGTCGCGGTATTCCAGTAGATCCGCATCCTAAGTTTCCTGATAAATCAGCGCTTGAAGTAATTTTAACAACTCTTCACTCAGGCGGAAAATTCTCAAATAAAGCTTACCAAACATCGGGTGGTCTTCATGGTGTTGGTATTTCAGTTGTGAATGCACTATCTGAAAAATTAGTGGTAAGAGTAAAGCGTGATGGTAAGACATGGGTACAGGAATATAGCAAAGGTCATGCAGTAACCGAAATAAAAGCAGAAAAACCAGCTAAAAAAGAAACAGGCACAACTATCGAATTTTTACCTGATTTTGAAATATTTAAATCAGTTAGATTTAATGTAAAATCATTATACAATTTTGCAAAAGCTAAGGCCTATTTATACAGAGGCGTGATTGTTAACTGGTCATGTGATGAATCACTAATAAGTCCATCAAGTAACATTAGCAGTAAGGCGACATTCCATTACCCAAGTGGTCTTAAGGAGTATTTGCTTGATTACTTTGAAAGCAAAACATCAGTTGTGGGTGGAGAATTTTTTGATGGAAATGTTAACCTTCCAGATGGTGTTAGTAAAATTGAGTGGGCAGTAGGCTGGGGCGAAGTTAAGGAAAATTTCATCAGATCATATACCAATACTATTTATACGCCACTTGGCGGTACACATGAGCAGGGCTTTAAACAAGGGCTGCTTAAAAGCTTAAAAGCCTATGCTGAGATGATAAACAATAAAAAGGCAGCAAATATATCTGTAGAAGATTTAGATGATGATGTATGCGCATTAGTATCGGTATTCATTCCAGAGCCACAATTTCAAGGGCAAACAAAAGAAAAGTTAATTAATCCTGAACTTGCTAAAATTGTTGAAAATGCAATTAAAAACGCTTTTGATTTATGGCTTGCTACCTATAAAACTGCTGCTAACCAGCTATTAGAATTTTTCGTTGCTAAAGCAGAAGAAAGGCTAAACCGTAAAAAGCAAAAAGATATTAATCGTAAATCTATGACCCAGCGTCTTAGACTTCCTGGTAAGCTTGCAGATTGTTCCAGAAGTGCCAGGGAAGGCACAGAGCTTTTCTTGGTAGAGGGTGATTCTGCGGGCGGTTCTGCTAAGCAAGCAAGAAGCCGTGAAACACAGGCGATTCTACCTCTTCGTGGTAAGATATTAAACGTTGCTAGCTCTTCTAAAGATAAAATCTATGGTAATCAGGAGCTTGCAGATATTGTAGTTGCTCTTGGTACGGGTAGGGGTAAAGACTTCAAGCTAGATAGCCTTAGATATGACAAAATTATTATCATGACAGATGCTGACGTTGATGGTGCGCATATTGCTTCACTCCTTATGACATTTTTCTTCCTAGAAATGAACCCGCTGATTAGGAATGGGCATTTGTATTTGGCAATGCCGCCACTTTATAGAATAAACCACGGTACAACAGTTTATTACGCGCGTGATGACAAAGACAAAGACGAAATCATAAAAAAGCTCCCTAAAAATAAGGGAAATATAGAAATGGGAAGGTTTAAGGGGCTAGGTGAGATGACGCCAGAGCAATTAAAATCTACCACTATGGATCCTACAAAGCGTAATCTAATTAAAGTAACGATCGAAAACTATGGTGAAGTATCTGAGTTTATTGACAATTTAATGGGTAAAAAACCAGAAATGCGCTTTAAATTTATTTCTGAAGCTATCCAAAACCATATGGACTTTATTAAAGACAATATCGATGTTTAA